The following proteins are co-located in the Xiphophorus maculatus strain JP 163 A chromosome 8, X_maculatus-5.0-male, whole genome shotgun sequence genome:
- the LOC102222972 gene encoding neuropeptide FF receptor 2-like — protein sequence MTENPAYNTTLEDLILSSAPVLQNKPWPQQNITYVDFYLHKPGVAVVFTVSYLLIFAVCMVGNGVVCFIVLRSRNMRTVTNLFILNLAISDLLVGIFCMPTTLLDNIITGWPFGSIVCKLSGMVQGISVSASVFTLVAIAVDRFRCIVYPFKQKLTIATSKLIIVIIWVLAVFIMCPSGVMLQVTKEQTVRIVLGPNSDTRPFYWCRENWPSQEMRKVYTTVLFANIYLAPLSLIVIMYARIGFTLFKTTLPPARGSGSAPLEVSGNNKLSVDGRQTITWKKKRVIMMLLVVALLFIVSWLPLWTLMMLSDYASLTEHQYRVINIYVYPFAHWLAFFNSSINPIIYGFFNENFRKGFQAAFKFQLCSADVLRQRTLSHRIRGNAVLPVHPTVPSRPASRAGSLFVENGTCQEGNDVREQDLIMEDLEKVSQI from the exons ATGACAGAGAACCCGGCCTATAACACCACCTTGGAGGACCTGATCCTTTCCAGTGCTCCAGTGTTGCAGAACAAGCCTTGGCCTCAGCAGAACATCACCTATGTGGATTTCTACCTTCACAAACCCGGCGTGGCTGTGGTCTTCACCGTTTCCTACCTGCTCATCTTTGCGGTGTGCATGGTCGGCAACGGGGTGGTGTGCTTCATCGTGCTGCGCAGCAGGAACATGCGCACCGTCACCAATCTGTTTATCCTCAACCTGGCCATCAGTGACCTCCTGGTGGGCATCTTCTGCATGCCGACCACACTTCTGGACAACATTATAACAG gatGGCCTTTCGGTAGCATTGTGTGTAAACTGAGTGGGATGGTTCAAGGAATATCTGTGTCGGCATCTGTATTCACCCTCGTTGCCATCGCTGTTGACAG GTTCCGCTGCATTGTCTACCCTTTCAAGCAGAAACTGACCATCGCCACCTCAAAGCTAATTATCGTCATCATTTGGGTCCTGGCTGTATTCATCATGTGCCCGTCGGGGGTCATGCTCCAGGTCACGAAGGAGCAGACGGTACGGATAGTCCTCGGTCCCAACAGCGACACTCGTCCGTTCTACTGGTGCCGGGAGAACTGGCCTAGTCAGGAAATGAGGAAGGTCTACACCACGGTTCTCTTCGCCAACATCTACCTCGCCCCGCTAAGTCTGATTGTCATCATGTACGCTCGCATTGGCTTCACCCTCTTTAAGACCACCCTACCTCCAGCTAGGGGCAGTGGGAGCGCCCCACTGGAGGTCAGCGGCAACAACAAACTGAGCGTGGACGGGCGTCAGACGATCACTTGGAAGAAGAAGCGGGTGATAATGATGCTCCTGGTCGTGGCTTTGCTTTTCATTGTATCCTGGCTGCCTCTCTGGACCCTCATGATGCTGAGCGACTACGCCAGCTTGACGGAGCACCAGTACCGTGTCATTAACATATACGTGTACCCTTTCGCTCACTGGCTGGCCTTCTTCAACAGCAGCATCAACCCCATCATCTACGGCTTCTTCAACGAGAACTTCCGCAAAGGCTTCCAGGCAGCCTTTAAGTTCCAGCTGTGTTCCGCCGACGTCCTGCGCCAAAGGACCCTCTCCCACCGGATCAGAGGGAACGCCGTGCTCCCAGTCCACCCGACGGTGCCGAGCAGACCGGCGTCCAGAGCCGGGTCGCTGTTCGTGGAGAACGGAACGTGTCAGGAGGGAAACGACGTCAGAGAGCAAGATCTGATCATGGAGGatttggaaaaagtttcacAGATTTAG